A stretch of the Bacteroidales bacterium genome encodes the following:
- a CDS encoding type III pantothenate kinase gives MIQKTDTNVIIDLGNTLFKVAVFDKNILLSIRVFKNGSYSRIGNYLKVLPQQSYCILSSVVNYPDTLKVLLNEHFKTIILNPGTALPVVNSYKTPETLGKDRIAAAVAAWHAFPGKNLLVIDAGTAITMDLVTNDGNFVGGAISPGIDMRFKALHTFTGKLPLVKRKNIKYLTGATTEESISTGVINGIAVEIDGIIDKYKLLYPDLTIIFGGGDSKFLHKRLKNSIFALPNPVINGLQIILNYNIENEKIL, from the coding sequence ATGATACAGAAAACAGATACGAACGTGATTATTGACCTGGGCAACACCCTGTTCAAAGTTGCAGTATTTGATAAAAACATTCTGCTCTCAATCAGGGTGTTTAAAAACGGATCGTACAGCAGGATCGGGAACTATCTAAAAGTGCTGCCACAACAAAGTTACTGTATCTTGTCCAGCGTTGTAAATTACCCGGATACACTGAAGGTGTTATTGAATGAACACTTTAAAACCATTATTCTGAATCCTGGAACAGCACTTCCAGTTGTAAATTCTTATAAAACTCCTGAAACACTGGGTAAAGACCGCATTGCAGCTGCAGTTGCAGCCTGGCATGCATTTCCGGGTAAAAATTTACTGGTAATAGATGCCGGCACAGCAATAACAATGGATTTGGTTACCAATGATGGCAACTTCGTTGGTGGAGCGATATCTCCTGGAATAGATATGCGATTTAAAGCACTTCACACTTTTACAGGCAAGCTTCCGTTAGTAAAAAGAAAGAACATCAAATACCTGACAGGTGCCACTACTGAAGAGTCCATAAGCACGGGTGTAATCAATGGAATTGCTGTGGAGATTGACGGTATTATTGATAAGTACAAGCTACTTTACCCTGATTTAACAATTATTTTTGGAGGCGGTGATAGCAAATTTTTGCATAAAAGATTAAAAAATAGCATCTTTGCACTCCCAAATCCGGTTATAAACGGATTACAAATAATATTGAACTACAATATTGAAAACGAAAAAATTCTTTAA
- the lptC gene encoding LPS export ABC transporter periplasmic protein LptC produces MDPYSHPGRSIRNVFFYSIIILWMIMLFSCENDMALVNEMTKRDTLPVVSSYNIAVHYSENGIPQFIMEAPVANFYAGEDPRQEFPEGFYVTFFDSLMNKKSELLADYGVSYEKRKLMEARRKVIVINHEKNEKLNTEHMIWDQAEKKIFSDVFVKITTQSDVLYGENGFEAHESFNDWVIRKTSGEFEIEDEKGQNR; encoded by the coding sequence ATGGACCCCTACTCCCATCCGGGACGAAGCATTAGAAATGTATTCTTTTACAGCATTATTATCCTGTGGATGATAATGCTTTTTTCTTGCGAGAATGATATGGCCCTCGTAAACGAGATGACTAAGCGCGATACATTGCCTGTGGTATCTTCATATAATATTGCAGTACATTACAGCGAAAATGGAATCCCGCAATTTATCATGGAAGCTCCCGTGGCAAATTTTTACGCTGGTGAAGACCCACGTCAGGAGTTTCCCGAAGGTTTTTATGTGACGTTTTTTGATTCGCTCATGAACAAGAAATCTGAGCTTCTGGCTGACTATGGCGTGAGTTATGAAAAGCGTAAATTGATGGAAGCGCGCCGCAAGGTTATAGTGATCAATCATGAAAAGAATGAAAAGCTGAACACCGAACACATGATTTGGGATCAGGCAGAGAAAAAAATATTCTCAGATGTTTTTGTAAAAATCACTACACAATCCGATGTGCTTTATGGCGAAAATGGCTTTGAAGCACATGAATCATTCAATGATTGGGTAATAAGAAAAACCTCTGGTGAGTTTGAAATTGAAGATGAGAAAGGGCAAAACCGCTAA